The Meriones unguiculatus strain TT.TT164.6M chromosome 3, Bangor_MerUng_6.1, whole genome shotgun sequence genomic sequence GAAGGGGACGCCAGGAAGGAAACCTCTGTAGCATCCGCTGTCCTGGGCGGGATGAGGGTCAGGGATGACTGAGCTGGCCATCAGCCAGTGGCTTGCCACAGGGCCTTCCCTGGAATGTGCTCTCTCCCCACCCTCAAACCCCCTGTTCCAGGCAGGGGGAGGACGGGGCCGTGGACATCTATTCTTCAGTCTGAGCTGGGACGTGGAGCAGGTGGGAACTGCAGAGGCCTTACTGGAAACAGCAGGGTCTCTGCTGCCCTGAGCTCGCCCCACCCCTCCCTGGACTGGGAGGCCCCAGGGAGAAGGAAACTTTTTGGAATGCATTGCGAACGGCTGTTGCCTTTGCCTCACTGGGTGAGGGGTTCCAGGGTCACTGTGGGAATGgggaccgtgtgtgtgtgtgtgtgtgggggtgtgggtgtgggtgtgtgggtgctggCCTTGTGTATGGGTGAGGGAGGGCGTGTGTGTACTCAGAAGGGCGGGGTATCTGAAGAATTCTGCCTCTCTGATAGGGTGGCTGCCAAGGGGTTAACGTTTCCACTGCTGTCCCAGGACCGCTGGAATGCTGGTCCTGTCTAGACCTGCTTGAACAGCCCTGGGGCTCAAGAGACGGGGACCGGAAAGCATTAACTGACCCCTACCCTACCGGACAGGTCCTGGTGGCTGAATGCCCCACACATCCCACTGGAGAGCGGAAGACTGTATGCCTTCCAGGATGGCTGTCACCACCAGGGATGCTTTTGCAGGGCATGATGAGGGCTGTTGAGGACGGTAGAAGAGTGGACCTCCCTCACCCCGCAGGCCCCTCCAGCTCTCCTGAGCACCGCCCGCTGGCTCCAGGGCTAGATAGACAGCCATATTGGGGCTTGGCTCCCCTTGAGGCTCCTTATAAGGTGGCATTGTTGGCGGGTGGGTGCCCTGGGTTGCCTGGAAGGAGGCTGTTTAGCATCTTGTAATAGCAGAGTTATGAGCTTGTAAAAGCATTGTAGAATGCCTAGAATCCAAGCCTCTGGCTGACGATGCCTTATTACCGAAGACCTACCGTGTCGCCAGCACTGTGTTGGGCCCAGGAGGTACAGCTGGAAGGAGACAAGACAGGCACAGGCCTTGACCCATGGGGGCTTTGCAACATTCATTGTGAAGGACATGGAAAAGCAATACACACAAAAGTCACTACAAGATGCTATGGGTGTTGGGTAGCGTGGGGAGGGGAACAGGACAAAAGGAAAGCTGTTAGAGCTTTGTGGAGGAAAGAGTAGAAGACAAAGGACCTAGGCATGGGGGAAGGGGCACCAAGTCAGGGAAGGCAGGAGATAGGTAAGTCCTTCCTGGTGGGACCCTCAAGACAGTGGCAAAGGCTCAGCTGATCTCCAGCTTCTGAGTGTCTAAGGGAAGTCCCCTGAAGACCTGGAGTGTAACTGGCATCACTCATGGGTCTGACCGGCCTCAGGACATCTGGGGCAGGTGAGTGAGAGGACAGCAGAGGAGGAGCGTGAAGATGGGTTCAGGGAGTGTGTCTTTGGCGTGCCCGGACTGCTGATATGATAGTCAGGCTTACCACAGACCCCAGTACCTGAAAGGTGGTTACCGTGTTCTGAGAGGAGAACAGGGGAAGGAGCAGACCAGGGGAAGGCTGCGTGGCTTTCATCTGTGTTGCCGTTACTCGTCCAGAAGTGTGGTCAGCTGGACATGAGCTGTAGTGCAGGAGAAGGGGGGCCCAGGGTTCCTGAGGCATGAACAAGAATAGCCAAAAGTGCCCACAATGAGTCAGAAGCCTGCCGCTGAATCCCTGGAAAGCGGCACTATGTATTGTCCTCACTCTACAGATGAGAACACAGATAGAAAGGGTGGGGCCCTTAACTAACCTTCCCGAGACTAGCAGGGCCAGAACTTGGGAGCTGAACTCTAAAGTCTATATTCTTAGCCACTCGGCTGTCCCCCCGCCTCAAGTCATTCAACTACGACGCAGCTATGCTGaatgttgaggcaggaggatgccaagAACAAAAGTAGCTGGCACTCCAAAGTAATTTCCAAGCCAACCTGCACAACTTAGCAACACCTCCTCTCAAAATACAGTCAGAAGGGGACCAAGAGTGTGGCCCAGGGAAGAGCATTTGCTTGACAGCCATGAGGCCTTGGTTCGGTCCAAAggacaataaaaacaaatgttcaCTGGATGCTCACGGCGCACCAGGTGTTTTCCCCTAAGCCCTGCAAGCTACCTAAGAGACTAGGAGGTAATGGGTACGTGGGCTGGGGATGCAGCCCGCCAGGTAAGAAAGCTTAGGTTCCTCAGCACCATATAAAACCTGGCGTGGTGGCGCAGGGGCAGCAGGATCATAACTTCAAGACCGTTCTTCAGCTACcaagtgaattcaaggccagcttcggCTACATGAGAGGTgctgtcagaaaacaaaaaaaggaaaaaggaaagctaTATAAACACCAGGAGGACACCAGGTATTGGTGGCTAAGGACACCAGAAGGCAGAGAAGTGGGGCAGAGAGCATGAAGGCCACCGAGTTTTAAGATCAGACAGCCAGAGAAGGCTTTTTCTGGGGGGTGATGCTCACTTGAATGAGGGGCCCATGGATGATGTGATTGGAAGAGCAGTTCAAAGGCCCTAGGCAGGAGTTTGGCGGGTGTGAATGACCGCTATGGCTGGAGTCTAGGCCTGGGAGGAGTAGGGGGTCAGACAGGGGATGGGAGAACAGATTACATATGGCTTGTTGCTACGAGGGACTTtagctcttcctccctcccccctctttcttccttccttttcttttcttttcttttttcttttgattttttgagacagggtttctctgtatgtagcattggctttcctggactctctgtagaccaggctggcctcgaactcacagagatccgcctgcctctgcctctcccagtgctgggaaaacaggtgtgcgccactgcgccCTGcttggcttgacttagacttagCAGGATGGCTGTGGCCaccaatttaaaaatgtacttCGGGGCTGTGGGGGTGGCGTAGAGTGGAGGTCAGAACAAGGAGACGGCAGCAGGGGTCAGGTGAAAGGAGGCTGGACAGAGGTAGCCGTGAGTGAATAAGGCGCGGTCTGGATCCTGATCCTGAGTGTGTTTTAAGGTGTGACTGGATCGGCACGTGAAGGATCAAAGGTGACTCTGCTTTGAGTCTGAGCTACAGGAAGTTACAAGATCTGGAACTCATTTTGACACACATTAAGCAGAAGCTGTGggaaccccccccccaactctgGTGATGTTGGGGAGCAACAAGGTCCTGGGCAGTGGAAGAGATGCACTTAAGAATTGTTAACTTGGGTTACAAAGCCAAGAGGCTGGGTGGGACCATTCAGGGGCTCAGCTGTAGTTGCTAGTGCAGAATCCCAGGCCCGTGTGGATCGCCCAGGCTCCACAGGGCTTCCAGCCCTGACTCatactttctttcctcttccttgccAGCACCTGCCAGGAGAAAGGGCAGTGGGAGTGTGACCAAGAGCCATGTCTAGTGGACCCAGACATGATTAATGCCATCAACCGAGGCAACTACGGGTGAGAGGCCCTGGGCGTTGGTGGGCACAGGAGTACCCAGACATGTCCACATATATGATCATCAGACATGGTCACTGTGCTAGGCGCACATACTGGAATTTTATTTCCCTCCCCCTCTTAGCCATCATGCACAGCTCAAGGGCTCCTGACCTTGACAGGTCTGTGACTTCTCTTCACGTTCTCTCCTCCAGGTGGCGGGCTGGGAACCATAGTGCCTTCTGGGGCATGACCCTGGATGAGGGCATTCGCTACCGCCTGGGCACAATCCGTCCATCTTCCTCCGTCATGAATATGAATGAGATTTATGTAAGTCCGTCCTCGCCCACACCCCTACCATCTATCTCCCGATGGCTTAGCACATTAGGGATGAGGTCCCTCTCCTTGCTCTGCCAGGTCCTGTTCCCTAGGAGGGGGCTGTGGGGCCCTGCATATCTTTCTCTGTACTGCTTTCTCTGGCAGTGCTTAACTTCTAAACCTTCCAGTGCCGGCAGcagcctcctctgccttctaagcCTGGGAAAAATGCTGTTGGTCCCAGTACAGCTGGGTCAAGACCCAAGGGGGCCCGAGGGTCACCTTGGTATTTTAGGAAAAAAGGGACAGGCACTCTCCCAGCTCTGGCCAGAAAGCAACAATTCTCGGAAAAAATGCCGACTCAGTGAAGCCCCTAGGGAGGAGGGGGCTTCTGTTTTTCCACCAGACCCTGTCAGTCAAGGGGGGAGTAGGAGCCGGTTAAGGCTCCATGCAGCGGGCCTGGGCGGGGCTTGTGCTGTCCATCAAAGCAGACAGGGAGAGGCCAGGGGACTTGTGCTCAAGGCCAGGGTGACCAGCCCCTTGGCCCTGCCTTTCTCCCTGGGGCTGCTTGCTATTTTCTGCTGTTTGTCTTGGCGGCCTGCCTGGTCACGGGACCTTACATCTTCCCGCCCCTGTCCTTCGGGGCTTGGAGGCCACCACCATGGCAGGAAGGAGGGTGTGGCCATCAGAAGGTACAGAGAAAAGTGGCAGGAAGTGAGAGTTGGAAGCTGGTGGCCCTGGCTTGGGCTTCCCTGCTTCGGCCTCAGTGTCTCATTTGCTGAATAAGGCCTCGTTACCCCTGAGTGACCTTTGGAGGGACTCCGAACAGTGGCAGTTCATTTACTCAAGTCCAAGTCAGAAGTAACCGGCACCCCACTCCTCCAaccccagaagcaggacagctccAGATCAGACTGCCAGAGGCTCTGGGTCCTCACCATGCCTCCAAAGCCTGGGCTGGTGGAGCACCTGGGCCATGGTAGGAAGCATACGGCATCACTATTGTTTTACAGATGGTGCTGGGCCAAGGGGAAGTGCTACCCACTGCCTTTGAGGCTTCTGAGAAGTGGCCCAACCTGATCCACGAGCCACTGGACCAGGGCAACTGTGCAGGCTCCTGGGCTTTCTCCACAGCAGGTATGTCCACGGGCAGGAGCTGGCACCAGAGAGGAGGGCCCCGGCTAGCCTCTGACAGCCCTTTCTGCCTTCTCCACTAGCTGTTGCATCTGACCGGGTCGCTATTCATTCTCTGGGACACATGACACCCATCCTGTCACCGCAGAACCTTCTGTCCTGTGACACCCACCACCAGAAGGGCTGCCGAGGTGGGCGTCTCGATGGTGCTTGGTGGTTCCTGCGGCGCCGAGGGTATGCGACGGGTTGTGGGCCGGGGGAAGACCAGGCGCCCTGTAGAGCCCCGGCTTTGTGGTACCACAGCATGATGACCCGGCCCTTGCTCCCTTCTCTAGGGTGGTGTCTGACAACTGTTACCCATTCTCGGGCCGTGAGCAGAACGAGGCCGGCCCTGCCCCTCGATGTATGATGCACAGCCGCCCCATGGGACGGGGCAAGCGCCAGGCCACTTCCCGATGCCCCAATGGTCAGATTGATTCCAATGACATCTACCAGGTCACGCCCGCCTATCGCCTGGGCTCTGATGTAAGTCTGAACATGGGAGGGGAGCCGAAGAAAGAGTTGGGGGGGTTGGTCAGCTAAATCTTACCTTGATGGATTTACCTTCCCAGGAGAAGGAGATCATGAAGGAGCTGATGGAGAACGGCCCTGTTCAAGGTAACTATTCCTTGCCTTTCCCTGGTTCCAGAAACTTCCTGCTGGGGGTTGGGTGCAAGGGGTCTCTACAGCTTTAGGTACCACGTGCAGATGGAACAGGAGTGGAGGGTCCATTTCCCCCCCCCCTCTTTCTTGCAGGAAGACCCTGGACAAGTCAGTATCTAACACGAGTCCCCGAGTCTGGAGGCTCAGACTAACGGGCTGAACCCCTGTTTCTTCCTCTGCCCACAGCACTCATGGAGGTGCATGAGGACTTCTTCTTGTACCAGAGTGGCATCTACAGCCACACACCTGTCAGCCAGGGGAGGCCGGAGCAGTACCGCCGACATGGGACCCACTCGGTCAAGATCACAGGGTTGGTTTTTTGGGGGCACATGGCACTAAGAACAGCAGGGTTTACACTGAAAAGTCTTTGAAAATCTTTGTGTTCTCTGCCAAcacaaaggcagaggcagctcctccctcaaaCCATTGCCAAAGAGGAAACAGACACAGGGAGGAGGGGCTGCTTCAAGGGGTGCATGTAGCTTTGAAGGGTGTCTGGGAACAGTGGAACAGAGACGAGAAGTTAAACCAGGAGGCGGGAAGCATGCCTGAGATCTCAGCACTGGgttggagacagaaggatcaggagttaaaGGGGTTAAAAGGCCGTCTTTGTATCCACAGCGACTGTGAAGCCAAtctgggctacttgagaccttgttttcaaaaaacaacaaacaaacaaacaacccgcAGGGCTATTCAGCACTTGTCCTAACTTGTCTGCCCTCTTCCTGAGTGACAGAGGCAGGGGAGGGTTAGAGGCGCTGTATCCCTGAGCCGAGACCTGGTGCAAGCAACAGCATCTCCCTCTTGTTTTGCCACCAGATGGGGAGAAGAGACGCTGCCAGATGGAAGGACCATCAAGTACTGGGTGAGTCCCTGGTGCCAGTCCCGTGTCCCCTGCCCTCTCAGGCCCTCGCCCAGCCCAGCCCCTGCCTTAGAGTCTCTCTTCTCTTCACTCCCAGACTGCTGCCAACTCGTGGGGCCCATGGTGGGGCGAGAGGGGCCACTTCCGAATCGTCCGTGGCACCAACGAGTGCGACATCGAGAGCTTCGTGCTGGGTGTCTGGGGCCGAGTGGGGATGGAGGACATGGGGCATCACTGAGCCGCAGCCGCTAGGCTAGGCAGGATCCGCAGCCACAGAAGAGGCCTCGGGGGGCCATCCCGATGAAGCCTCGGGTGCAGTCGGGGGAGCAGGTGCTaatcctcacacacacagacccgCTAGCGCAGCACCCCACCTGCGAGCCAAAGACACGTGGGGCGGGTGGAGCCCCTAGACATCACAGCGGGAACTGGAAACGGCAGGGAGCAGAGATACCAGGACCCTGGTCCCCCAGCCCAAGACCACAGGAGCTAAGACACCCCAGTTTCCATTCTCCTGCCCAACCCCATCATTCCCATCCTCTTGTTCTTTTTCGGTTGACTCTGCCCATCTTCCTGGCCTCCATTCCAGCTGTACCTTTCCATCCCCAgtcctgtttttctttattctttaaaatatatttatttttcttttcgctgttttaaaataaaaccaaagtatTGATATTTACAGTGTCTTGGGCTCCTCAAGGTGAGAAAGTCACGTCAGAACTGGGGTGGTCCATGGCTAGACAACAAAAGAGCTGCCTGGAAGCTGGGAATGAGGGcacaagcttgtaatcccagcactcgggaggtggaggcaggaggatctgagttctaGGTTACCGTTGGGTTAGGTAGCAAAGTTGAGGACAGCCTCGGAGTACGTGAGACCCTGACAgtaaggggaggggaagggataCGGAGCGAAAGATCGCATATCACTGGG encodes the following:
- the Tinagl1 gene encoding tubulointerstitial nephritis antigen-like isoform X1; this encodes MLGLLLLLLAGQAALEARQSRWRRELAPGLHLRGIRDAGGRYCQEQDLCCRGRADDCALPYLGATCYCDLFCNRTVSDCCPDFWDFCLGVPPPFPPIRGCMRAGRIYPVFGTYWDNCNRCTCQEKGQWECDQEPCLVDPDMINAINRGNYGWRAGNHSAFWGMTLDEGIRYRLGTIRPSSSVMNMNEIYMVLGQGEVLPTAFEASEKWPNLIHEPLDQGNCAGSWAFSTAAVASDRVAIHSLGHMTPILSPQNLLSCDTHHQKGCRGGRLDGAWWFLRRRGVVSDNCYPFSGREQNEAGPAPRCMMHSRPMGRGKRQATSRCPNGQIDSNDIYQVTPAYRLGSDEKEIMKELMENGPVQALMEVHEDFFLYQSGIYSHTPVSQGRPEQYRRHGTHSVKITGWGEETLPDGRTIKYWDVPSLVTPAGQRVPRTRGPGRPWASTSRESRGSAQASLSPPRLRPKTHPDGKTPIPGEAGNFYQDLWRKPRGEGGRGGKGTQEENPDMACLQAEVPLYPANS
- the Tinagl1 gene encoding tubulointerstitial nephritis antigen-like isoform X2, yielding MLGLLLLLLAGQAALEARQSRWRRELAPGLHLRGIRDAGGRYCQEQDLCCRGRADDCALPYLGATCYCDLFCNRTVSDCCPDFWDFCLGVPPPFPPIRGCMRAGRIYPVFGTYWDNCNRCTCQEKGQWECDQEPCLVDPDMINAINRGNYGWRAGNHSAFWGMTLDEGIRYRLGTIRPSSSVMNMNEIYMVLGQGEVLPTAFEASEKWPNLIHEPLDQGNCAGSWAFSTAAVASDRVAIHSLGHMTPILSPQNLLSCDTHHQKGCRGGRLDGAWWFLRRRGVVSDNCYPFSGREQNEAGPAPRCMMHSRPMGRGKRQATSRCPNGQIDSNDIYQVTPAYRLGSDEKEIMKELMENGPVQALMEVHEDFFLYQSGIYSHTPVSQGRPEQYRRHGTHSVKITGWGEETLPDGRTIKYWTAANSWGPWWGERGHFRIVRGTNECDIESFVLGVWGRVGMEDMGHH